One part of the Bradyrhizobium sp. CB1650 genome encodes these proteins:
- a CDS encoding alpha/beta hydrolase gives MSTAESVSIVVAGLILALVIGNVVFSVLAERSNAPIGRFVECDGIRLHYVERGDPAAPWVVLFHGNGSMIQDFMISGLVDHLASRNRVLCFDRPGFGHSQRPRSHVWTATAQADLFVKAFMQLGVRDPVVLGHSWGALVAIALGLRNDYPIRGLVLVSGYYFRTRRLDVWVMSGPAIPIVGDLFRYTIAPIISWAMLPTLIRKLFAPRPVPRKFRDGFPASLTVRPKQLRAAAEESALMIPMAAQFQSSYHSVRCPVCIFHGTADQISEPDQARNLHRALLRSELHLVPNAGHMVTYADTADIAEAVETVGGLVAGRTAPGETRTDQRSG, from the coding sequence ATGTCCACGGCTGAAAGCGTCTCTATCGTTGTTGCCGGGTTAATACTCGCTCTGGTCATTGGTAATGTCGTATTCTCGGTGCTGGCGGAACGGAGCAACGCCCCTATTGGTCGCTTCGTCGAATGCGATGGGATACGACTTCATTACGTGGAGCGAGGCGATCCTGCCGCTCCATGGGTGGTACTGTTCCATGGCAACGGTTCTATGATCCAGGATTTCATGATTAGCGGGCTTGTTGACCATCTTGCCAGTCGCAATCGCGTTCTTTGCTTTGACCGGCCAGGTTTCGGACACAGCCAGCGGCCCCGTTCACATGTCTGGACCGCAACAGCCCAAGCGGATCTATTCGTTAAGGCGTTCATGCAACTCGGGGTGCGCGACCCTGTCGTGCTGGGCCATTCATGGGGGGCGCTCGTCGCCATCGCGTTGGGCTTGCGCAATGATTATCCGATCCGCGGTCTCGTGCTCGTGTCCGGTTACTATTTTCGCACTCGACGGTTGGACGTGTGGGTGATGTCGGGACCTGCCATCCCCATAGTGGGCGATCTGTTCCGATACACCATCGCTCCGATCATCTCATGGGCAATGCTGCCGACATTGATCCGCAAGCTGTTCGCACCGCGCCCTGTGCCGCGAAAATTCAGAGACGGTTTTCCAGCTTCGCTAACGGTCAGGCCCAAACAATTGAGAGCGGCTGCAGAGGAAAGCGCGCTTATGATCCCGATGGCGGCACAGTTCCAATCTTCCTATCACTCCGTTCGGTGTCCAGTATGCATTTTCCACGGAACAGCGGACCAAATAAGTGAACCCGATCAGGCGCGCAATCTGCACCGGGCGCTGCTTCGATCCGAGCTACACCTGGTCCCGAATGCCGGGCACATGGTCACCTACGCCGACACGGCCGATATCGCAGAGGCCGTTGAAACGGTAGGCGGTCTCGTCGCAGGACGAACGGCTCCTGGCGAAACGCGAACGGACCAGAGGAGCGGCTGA
- a CDS encoding phasin family protein, with translation MAHPRQEEKTAHSAEETVRRTGEKAAEQTRRIGLAATQVGDEIAQVSANLFQQNAEMLQNTWRLEVDMATTVFSRSLDQLGRPLGLSGQEAQGAIERSARNAHTILQFANAVTKGMNEISREYFDFVRHRFENNMDHMNELWRCRNAQEIAALHTEVARDTVASVLESGRRMADMSLRVVDDAKKPIAESMGRAA, from the coding sequence ATGGCCCATCCCCGCCAGGAGGAGAAAACTGCCCACAGTGCTGAAGAGACGGTTCGGCGTACCGGCGAGAAGGCCGCCGAGCAGACGCGGCGCATCGGCTTGGCTGCCACTCAGGTCGGAGACGAAATCGCTCAGGTGAGCGCCAATCTGTTCCAGCAGAATGCCGAGATGCTGCAGAACACCTGGCGCCTCGAAGTGGACATGGCCACGACCGTGTTCAGCCGTTCGCTGGATCAGCTTGGTCGTCCGCTCGGCTTGTCAGGACAAGAAGCGCAAGGGGCTATTGAACGGTCGGCCCGCAACGCCCACACGATCCTGCAGTTCGCCAACGCGGTGACGAAGGGCATGAACGAGATTTCTCGAGAGTACTTTGACTTCGTTCGGCACCGATTCGAGAACAACATGGACCATATGAACGAGCTCTGGCGCTGCCGGAATGCGCAAGAAATTGCAGCACTCCACACGGAGGTTGCTCGTGACACAGTCGCCAGCGTGCTTGAGAGCGGCCGTCGGATGGCTGACATGTCGCTCCGGGTCGTGGATGATGCTAAGAAACCGATAGCTGAAAGCATGGGACGCGCCGCTTAG